Proteins encoded together in one Astatotilapia calliptera chromosome 7, fAstCal1.2, whole genome shotgun sequence window:
- the LOC113026537 gene encoding LOW QUALITY PROTEIN: lamina-associated polypeptide 2 (The sequence of the model RefSeq protein was modified relative to this genomic sequence to represent the inferred CDS: deleted 1 base in 1 codon), whose protein sequence is MAEFLEDPSVLTKDKLKNELTANNVPLPSGEHKKEVYVQLYLKNLTVLNNKKTPPADTFSSDEELPAPVVSNKSRSGRKATRKTDKPRAEEVEVTDLTDEDLKQQLAKHGVDVGPIVASTRKVYEKRLQKLLDQPPAEPEAPTVTTLPKADSNQNGNTNSDQYSDKEDEEVPAPEPEPVPVVEKSVRSRGKAPVTVRTSSKRQTKVVEEIPEETPKKATESVVEDILANEISTPTGISATCRRPIRGAAGRPLKPSEYWLDESRVKTDVHTEYNLYSESLSRPSFTVSPNAAPVRRSFLPLLLKLLLLVVVCASLFFVYQNLDADQINTLKGLSDSVVVPVQSAVDKVATYLGISGSGVTEGIPSKDHQQPLAISTAPPCRPPQHTTTQAVNLAHLFSSMCGQI, encoded by the exons ATGGCAGAATTCCTCGAAGATCCGTCAGTTCTCACGAAAGACAAGCTGAAAAACGAGCTTACGGCAAACAATGTGCCCCTTCCGAGCGGAGAGCATAAAAAAGAAGTGTATGTGCAGCTGTATCTGAAGAACCTGACCGTACTGAACAACAAGAAGACCCCACCTGCAGACACCTTCTCCAGCGATGAAGAGTTACCTGCCCCGGTGGTGTCAAACAAAAGTCGCTCCGGAAGG AAAGCTACCAGAAAGACAGACAAGCCTCGCGCGGAGGAAGTGGAGGTGACAGATCTGACTGATGAAGACTTAAAACAGCAGCTGGCAAAGCATGGTGTGGACGTAGGACCCATTGTTG CCTCTACCCGTAAGGTGTATGAGAAGAGGCTGCAGAAGCTTTTGGACCAGCCTCCAGCTGAACCCGAAGCTCCTACTGTCACAACTCTCCCCAAGGCAGACAGTAATCAGAACGGCAACACAAACTCTGACCAGTACAGCGACAAAGAAGACG AGGAGGTCCCTGCCCCTGAACCAGAGCCAGTTCCTGTGGTAGAGAAGTctgtgaggagcagaggaaaagcTCCTGTCACTGTCAGAACCAGCAGCAAACGGCAGACAAAG GTGGTGGAGGAAATTCCTGAAGAGACCCCTAAAAAGGCCACTGAGAGTGTGGTTGAAGATATCCTTGCCAATGAAATAAGCACACCAACCGGCATCAG tgcgACCTGCAGGCGTCCAATCAGAGGGGCAGCTGGTCGGCCTTTAAAACCAAGTGAGTACTGGCTGGATGAGTCCCGCGTGAAGACCGATGTCCACACCGAATACAACTTGTATTCTGAGTCTCTGTCCCGGCCGAGCTTCACGGTCTCCCCAAACGCAGCACCGGTTCGACGAAGCTTCCTGCCCCTGCTGCTCAAGCTCCTGCTCCTTGTGGTGGTGTGCGCTTCTCTGTTCTTTGTCTACCAGAACCTGGACGCCGATCAGATCAATACCCTCAAAGGCCTCTCTGACAGCGTCGTCGTCCCGGTCCAAAGCGCCGTGGACAAAGTCGCCACCTACCTGGGCATCAGCGGCAGCGGTGTCACAGAGGGCATC CCAAGTAAAGACCATCAGCAGCCCCTCGCCATATCCACAGCACCTCCCTGCCGCCCACCACAGCACACCACAACTCAAGCAGTAAACCTTGCTCACCTCTTTTCCTCCATGTGTGGACAGATTTAA